The Halorubrum sp. BV1 sequence TACGATCGGTTCGGACTCTCCGTCGTGCCCTGCGGCACGTCGCTCGCGGGCTTTTCGGCGGCCGAGCCGGAGCGCCTCCGGGCGGTCGTCGCCGAACTCGCCGCCGACACCGACGTGCTGCTTCTCGATTCGCCGGCCGCGCTCGGATCGAAGTCGGCGGTCCTCCCCGTCGTGCTCGCCGACCGCGTCGTGATCGTCGTCGAGCCGACGATCCCCGCGCTCTCCGACGGGCTGAAAGTCCAGGAGTACGCCCGGTCGTACGGCACCGAGACGGCCGGCGTCCTCTTCAACAAGGTCCGCGAGGGAGCCGCCGACGTGACGGCACAGGCGAGTCGACACTTCGGCGGCCCCGTGCTCGCGAGCGTCCCCGACAGCGACGTGGTCCGAGCGGCCCGCCGCGCCGGCGAACCCCTCCTCGCGCACGCGCCGGAGAGCGACCCCGCCGCCCGATACCGGCGCGCAGCCGGACGG is a genomic window containing:
- a CDS encoding P-loop NTPase, coding for MVEAFAVASGKGGTGKTTSTLALGMALADEYDVTVVDADTGMANLLFHTGLDDATVTLHDLLVGETATGVSEATYDRFGLSVVPCGTSLAGFSAAEPERLRAVVAELAADTDVLLLDSPAALGSKSAVLPVVLADRVVIVVEPTIPALSDGLKVQEYARSYGTETAGVLFNKVREGAADVTAQASRHFGGPVLASVPDSDVVRAARRAGEPLLAHAPESDPAARYRRAAGRLDVREGDSDAVADRFRSAVVPDTP